A genomic stretch from Pseudomonas alkylphenolica includes:
- a CDS encoding cytochrome c oxidase assembly protein, translating to MSEGTSLKRLVLRLMLLTVVMFAFGFALVPIYDVMCKAFGINGKTGGQYAGSQVSDMNRSVKVQFMSTNASDMVWEFYSTADQIDVNPGAVNQMVFIARNPTDKPMSAQAIPSITPAEAAAYFHKTECFCFTQQVLQPGERIEMPVRFIVDRDLPKDVKHLTLAYTLFDITARHPPVAHLAGQATQGAR from the coding sequence ATGAGTGAAGGGACCTCGCTCAAACGCCTGGTGTTGCGGCTGATGCTGCTGACCGTGGTGATGTTCGCGTTCGGCTTTGCCCTGGTGCCGATCTACGACGTGATGTGCAAGGCGTTCGGCATCAACGGCAAGACCGGCGGGCAGTATGCAGGCAGCCAGGTCAGCGATATGAACCGCAGCGTCAAGGTGCAGTTCATGTCGACCAATGCCAGCGACATGGTCTGGGAGTTCTATTCCACTGCCGATCAGATCGACGTCAATCCCGGTGCGGTCAACCAGATGGTGTTCATCGCCCGTAATCCGACCGACAAGCCGATGAGCGCCCAGGCGATCCCGAGCATCACCCCGGCGGAAGCGGCGGCGTACTTTCACAAGACCGAATGCTTCTGCTTCACCCAACAGGTGCTGCAACCGGGAGAGCGCATCGAAATGCCGGTGCGCTTCATCGTCGACCGCGACCTGCCCAAGGACGTGAAACACCTGACGCTGGCTTACACGCTGTTCGATATCACCGCTCGCCACCCGCCGGTTGCACACCTGGCGGGCCAGGCCACACAGGGCGCCCGATAA
- a CDS encoding cytochrome c oxidase subunit 3 has product MASHEHYYVPAQSKWPIIATIGMFITVFGLGTWFNDLKAGRPESHGPWIFFLGALFLAYMFFGWFGAVIKESRAGLYSPQLDRSFRWGMSWFIFSEVMFFIAFFGALFYVRNLAGPWLGGEGAKGVAHMLWPNFEFAWPLLNTPDPKLFPPPKEVIDPWHLPLINTILLVSSSVTVTIAHHALRKDHRGALKFWLGLTIALGIGFLVLQAYEYHEAYTELGLTLGSGVYGATFFMLTGFHGAHVTMGTLILIVMLVRIMRGHFNPDKHFGFEAASWYWHFVDVVWVGLFIFVYVL; this is encoded by the coding sequence ATGGCTTCGCATGAGCACTATTACGTACCGGCGCAAAGCAAGTGGCCGATCATTGCCACGATCGGCATGTTTATCACGGTGTTCGGCCTGGGTACCTGGTTCAACGACCTCAAGGCCGGGCGCCCCGAATCCCATGGGCCATGGATCTTCTTCCTGGGCGCGCTGTTCCTGGCCTACATGTTCTTCGGCTGGTTTGGCGCGGTGATCAAGGAGAGTCGTGCCGGGCTTTACAGCCCGCAACTGGACCGCTCGTTCCGCTGGGGCATGTCCTGGTTCATCTTTTCCGAGGTGATGTTCTTCATCGCCTTCTTTGGTGCGCTGTTTTATGTGCGCAACCTGGCCGGGCCCTGGCTCGGCGGTGAAGGCGCCAAAGGCGTGGCGCACATGCTCTGGCCGAATTTCGAGTTTGCCTGGCCGCTGCTCAACACGCCTGATCCCAAGCTGTTTCCGCCACCCAAAGAAGTCATCGATCCGTGGCACTTACCGCTGATCAATACCATTTTGCTGGTTAGCTCCAGTGTCACGGTAACGATTGCCCACCACGCGCTGCGCAAGGATCACCGCGGCGCACTGAAGTTCTGGCTGGGGCTGACCATCGCGCTTGGCATCGGCTTCCTGGTGCTGCAGGCCTACGAGTATCACGAGGCCTACACCGAGCTGGGGCTGACCCTGGGCTCGGGCGTCTATGGCGCGACCTTCTTCATGCTTACGGGTTTTCACGGCGCCCACGTGACCATGGGCACCCTGATCCTGATCGTGATGCTGGTGCGGATCATGCGCGGGCACTTCAACCCCGACAAACACTTCGGCTTTGAGGCGGCCAGCTGGTACTGGCACTTCGTCGATGTGGTCTGGGTCGGGCTATTTATCTTTGTGTATGTGCTGTAG
- a CDS encoding twin transmembrane helix small protein, whose product MLKAAIVLMLLATIASLFSGLFFLVKDDGHSTRLLKALTVRVTLAALTLALITWGFYSGQLVSHAPF is encoded by the coding sequence ATGCTTAAAGCCGCGATTGTCCTGATGCTGCTGGCCACCATCGCCAGCCTGTTCAGTGGCCTGTTCTTTCTGGTCAAGGACGACGGACATTCCACGCGTCTGCTCAAAGCCCTGACCGTACGGGTCACATTAGCTGCGCTGACTCTGGCGCTGATCACCTGGGGCTTCTATAGCGGCCAGTTGGTGTCCCACGCGCCGTTCTGA
- a CDS encoding SURF1 family protein, translated as MKPFRPGWVPTLVVLMLFPGLIALGCWQLARAQEKRELLASYAERQAGEASGAAQLPQLKDPAYRRVHLFGQFDAEHSLLLDNRMRDGQVGVELLQPFLDQASGLWLLVNRGWLPWPDRRIPVQFSTPAQTLSLDAWVYVAPGATFQLHADPQGGSWPRLLTAIDASHLWPQLSREGFAYELRLEPGPASYRLDWPVVAMGPEKHLGYAMQWFALALALVLLYLYFGWHNNKEKQHGSRHESTQHV; from the coding sequence GTGAAGCCATTTCGCCCAGGTTGGGTGCCGACCCTGGTGGTGCTGATGCTGTTCCCTGGGCTGATTGCCCTGGGCTGCTGGCAGTTGGCGCGGGCGCAAGAAAAGCGCGAGTTGCTCGCCAGCTATGCCGAGCGCCAGGCCGGTGAAGCCTCGGGCGCCGCACAGTTGCCTCAATTGAAGGACCCGGCTTATCGCCGGGTGCACCTGTTCGGTCAGTTCGATGCCGAGCACAGCCTGTTGCTGGACAATCGCATGCGCGATGGCCAGGTCGGCGTCGAACTGCTGCAACCCTTCCTCGACCAGGCCAGCGGGCTCTGGCTGCTGGTCAATCGCGGCTGGCTGCCGTGGCCGGACCGGCGTATCCCGGTGCAATTCAGCACCCCGGCACAGACATTGAGCCTGGATGCCTGGGTGTACGTCGCCCCCGGGGCCACCTTCCAATTGCATGCCGACCCGCAAGGCGGCAGCTGGCCGCGTCTGTTGACGGCCATTGATGCCAGCCATCTGTGGCCGCAGTTGTCGCGTGAAGGCTTCGCTTACGAATTGCGTCTGGAGCCAGGCCCGGCCAGCTACCGGCTGGACTGGCCGGTAGTCGCCATGGGCCCGGAAAAACACCTGGGCTACGCCATGCAGTGGTTCGCCCTGGCGCTGGCGTTGGTCCTGCTCTACCTCTACTTCGGCTGGCATAACAACAAGGAGAAACAGCATGGGAGCCGTCACGAGTCCACTCAACATGTCTGA
- a CDS encoding COX15/CtaA family protein, with protein MARPGFRLAVFATVLALVVVLLGAYTRLTHAGLGCPDWPGCYGFISVPKTEAQLAHAERHFPDTPVEEHKGRNEMVHRYFAGTLALVITLLAFQAWRRHGRDGQPFRLPLLLLGVVFAQAAFGMWTVTLKLWPQVVTAHLLGGFATLSLLFLLSLRLSRAFAPLPKLPLSVRRVAALALLVVIGQIALGGWVSANYAAVACVDLPTCHSQWWPQADFANGFHLTQHIGPNYLGGQLDSDARTAIHLSHRMGALLVTGVLLLLSWKLRRHGLSKLARLVLLALAVQIGLGISNVLFHLPLPVAVAHNAGGAMLLLCMVLVNYRIRLVARAKARRVSQGWRLTPLGSGGVVHYLGDNSWRRF; from the coding sequence ATGGCCAGACCTGGATTTCGCCTTGCTGTGTTTGCCACCGTGCTGGCACTGGTGGTTGTCCTGCTCGGTGCCTACACTCGCCTCACCCATGCCGGCCTTGGATGTCCGGACTGGCCGGGTTGCTACGGCTTCATCAGCGTGCCCAAGACCGAAGCGCAGCTGGCCCATGCCGAGCGACACTTCCCCGATACGCCGGTAGAGGAACACAAGGGCCGCAACGAGATGGTCCATCGCTACTTCGCCGGAACCCTGGCCTTGGTGATCACCCTGCTCGCCTTCCAGGCCTGGCGTCGCCATGGCCGTGATGGTCAGCCTTTTCGTCTGCCCTTGCTGCTGCTCGGCGTGGTGTTCGCCCAGGCGGCCTTCGGCATGTGGACGGTGACCCTCAAGCTGTGGCCGCAGGTGGTCACGGCACATCTATTGGGCGGGTTCGCCACCTTGAGCCTGTTGTTCCTGTTGAGTCTGCGTTTGTCGCGGGCGTTCGCCCCGCTGCCCAAGCTACCGCTGAGTGTGCGCCGGGTGGCGGCACTGGCGTTGCTGGTGGTGATCGGCCAGATCGCCCTGGGCGGCTGGGTCAGCGCCAACTACGCGGCGGTGGCTTGTGTCGATCTTCCCACCTGCCATAGTCAGTGGTGGCCACAGGCGGATTTTGCCAACGGCTTTCACCTCACCCAGCACATCGGCCCCAATTACCTGGGCGGACAGCTGGACAGTGATGCGCGTACCGCGATTCATCTAAGCCACCGCATGGGCGCATTGTTGGTGACCGGTGTGCTGTTGCTGCTGAGCTGGAAGCTGCGTCGTCATGGACTCAGCAAACTCGCCCGCCTGGTGCTTCTGGCACTGGCGGTACAGATCGGCCTGGGCATCAGCAACGTGCTGTTCCACCTGCCATTGCCGGTGGCTGTGGCCCATAACGCCGGGGGCGCGATGCTGTTGCTGTGCATGGTGCTGGTCAATTACCGCATTCGCCTGGTGGCCAGGGCGAAGGCACGTCGGGTCAGCCAGGGCTGGCGCCTGACACCGCTGGGCAGTGGCGGTGTCGTTCATTATCTGGGAGATAACTCATGGCGACGCTTTTAA
- the cyoE gene encoding heme o synthase, which produces MATLLSGRRLQAGWRDYLELTKPKVVVLMLVTSLVGMFLATRAGVPWTVLLFGNLGIACCAGGAAVVNHVVDRRIDALMARTHKRPLAEGRVAPGAALTFALLLALLGMALLLVFTNALTAWLTLASLLGYAVIYTGFLKRATPQNIVIGGLAGAAPPLLGWVAVSGHISAEPLLLVLIIFAWTPPHFWALAIHRKEEYAKADIPMLPVTHGEHYTKVHILLYTLVLLAVSLLPYVIHMSGPLYLVCALVLGARFLQWAWVLYRGSRPHAAIKTFKYSVWYLLLLFIALLVDHYLLLNL; this is translated from the coding sequence ATGGCGACGCTTTTAAGCGGACGCAGGCTCCAGGCAGGCTGGCGCGACTACCTGGAGCTGACCAAGCCCAAGGTCGTGGTGCTGATGCTGGTCACGTCCCTGGTCGGTATGTTTCTCGCCACTCGCGCGGGTGTGCCCTGGACCGTTCTGCTGTTCGGCAACCTCGGTATCGCTTGTTGTGCCGGTGGCGCTGCGGTGGTCAACCATGTGGTGGACCGGCGCATCGATGCGTTGATGGCCCGCACCCACAAGCGTCCCTTGGCCGAAGGCCGGGTAGCGCCTGGCGCGGCTTTGACCTTTGCCTTGTTGCTGGCGCTGCTGGGCATGGCCTTGCTGCTGGTCTTTACCAACGCCCTCACCGCCTGGTTGACCCTGGCCTCGCTGCTCGGTTATGCGGTGATCTACACCGGTTTTCTCAAACGGGCCACGCCGCAGAACATCGTGATTGGCGGCCTGGCCGGCGCGGCGCCGCCGTTGCTGGGCTGGGTGGCGGTCAGTGGGCATATCAGCGCCGAGCCGCTGCTGCTGGTGCTGATCATTTTCGCCTGGACTCCGCCACACTTCTGGGCCCTGGCCATTCACCGCAAGGAAGAGTACGCCAAGGCGGATATTCCAATGTTGCCGGTGACCCACGGCGAGCACTACACCAAGGTGCACATCCTGCTTTACACCCTGGTGTTGCTCGCAGTCAGCCTGCTGCCCTACGTCATTCACATGAGCGGGCCGCTCTACCTGGTCTGTGCCCTGGTGCTGGGCGCGCGCTTCCTGCAATGGGCCTGGGTGTTGTACCGTGGCAGTCGGCCGCACGCGGCGATCAAGACCTTCAAGTACTCTGTCTGGTACCTGTTGCTGTTATTCATTGCCCTGCTTGTTGATCATTACCTACTGTTGAACCTATGA
- a CDS encoding SCO family protein: protein MTRTQKTVFILVALVAVILGLTVNKVLNGRSEGNPTELIDAGIILLPQSRTVPALEMTDENGQPVRMDELKGKWSLLFFGYTFCPDICPTTLAQLRQVKSELPKEAVERLQVVLVSVDPNRDTPTQLKQYLGYFDKDFRGVTGSLDNLQKLANAVSIPFIPADTSKPNYTVDHSGNLALLGPDGKQRGFIRAPFNNQKLVAQLPGLVKRD, encoded by the coding sequence ATGACTCGAACCCAGAAAACCGTCTTCATCCTCGTTGCCCTGGTCGCCGTGATCCTCGGGCTTACTGTCAACAAGGTGCTCAATGGCCGCAGTGAGGGCAACCCGACCGAACTGATCGATGCCGGCATCATCCTGCTGCCGCAGAGCCGCACGGTGCCTGCGCTGGAAATGACCGACGAGAACGGCCAGCCAGTGCGTATGGATGAACTCAAGGGCAAGTGGTCGTTGTTGTTCTTCGGTTACACCTTCTGCCCGGACATCTGCCCGACTACGCTGGCGCAATTGCGTCAGGTAAAAAGCGAGCTGCCGAAAGAGGCCGTGGAGCGGCTGCAGGTGGTGTTGGTCAGCGTCGACCCGAATCGGGACACCCCGACCCAGCTCAAACAGTATCTGGGCTATTTCGACAAGGACTTCCGCGGCGTGACCGGTTCACTGGACAACCTGCAGAAGCTGGCCAATGCGGTGAGCATTCCGTTCATTCCGGCTGATACCAGCAAGCCGAACTACACGGTGGATCACAGTGGCAACCTGGCGCTGCTGGGGCCGGATGGCAAGCAGCGTGGGTTTATTCGTGCGCCGTTCAACAACCAGAAGCTGGTGGCTCAGTTGCCTGGGTTGGTTAAGCGGGACTAA
- a CDS encoding MetQ/NlpA family ABC transporter substrate-binding protein: MKKLLAVVAAVAAFSAQADTLTVAATPVPHAEILEFVKPALAKEGVDLKVKVFTDYIQPNVQVAEKRLDANFFQHQPYLDEFNKAKGTKLVSVAGVHLEPLGAYSSKYKKLDELPSTATVVIPNDATNGGRALLLLDKAGVIKLKDNTNILSTVKDIAENSKNLKFRELEAATIPRVLTQVDLALINTNYALEAKLNPESDALVIEGADSPYVNILVTREDNKDAEAVKKLVAALHTPEVKKFIEEKYKGAVKPAF; the protein is encoded by the coding sequence ATGAAAAAGCTGCTTGCTGTTGTCGCCGCCGTCGCGGCCTTCTCCGCCCAGGCCGATACCCTGACGGTTGCTGCTACCCCGGTGCCGCACGCCGAGATCCTCGAGTTCGTCAAACCGGCCCTGGCCAAAGAAGGCGTGGACCTGAAGGTGAAGGTGTTCACCGACTACATCCAGCCGAACGTACAGGTTGCCGAGAAGCGCCTGGACGCCAACTTCTTCCAGCACCAGCCGTACCTGGATGAGTTCAACAAGGCCAAGGGCACCAAGCTGGTCAGCGTTGCCGGCGTGCACCTGGAGCCACTGGGCGCCTACTCGAGCAAGTACAAGAAGCTCGATGAGCTGCCATCGACCGCCACCGTGGTGATCCCCAACGACGCCACCAACGGCGGTCGTGCCTTGCTGCTGCTGGACAAGGCCGGCGTAATCAAGCTCAAGGACAACACCAACATCCTCTCGACCGTCAAAGACATCGCCGAGAACAGCAAGAACCTGAAATTCCGTGAGCTGGAAGCGGCGACCATCCCGCGCGTACTGACCCAGGTCGACCTGGCGCTGATCAACACCAACTACGCGCTGGAAGCCAAGCTGAACCCTGAGTCTGATGCACTGGTCATCGAAGGCGCTGACTCGCCGTACGTGAACATCCTGGTTACCCGTGAAGACAACAAGGATGCCGAGGCAGTGAAGAAGCTGGTTGCAGCCCTGCACACCCCGGAAGTGAAGAAGTTCATCGAAGAGAAGTACAAGGGCGCGGTCAAGCCGGCGTTCTGA
- a CDS encoding methionine ABC transporter permease has product MDALSFFANVDWAEIWLATIDTMIMLFGSLFFTVLLGLPLGVLLFLCGPRQLFEQKGVYALLSLVVNVLRSLPFIILLIVMIPFTVLITGTSLGVAGAIPPLVVGATPFFARLVETALREVDRGIIEATQSMGATTRQIITNALLPEARPGIFAAITVTAITLVSYTAMAGVVGAGGLGDLAIRFGYQRFQTDVMVVTVVLLLILVQVLQSVGDKLVVHFSRK; this is encoded by the coding sequence ATGGACGCCTTGAGTTTCTTTGCCAACGTCGACTGGGCCGAAATCTGGCTGGCGACCATCGACACCATGATCATGCTGTTCGGCTCGCTGTTCTTCACCGTGCTGCTCGGCCTGCCATTGGGCGTGCTGCTGTTCCTCTGCGGCCCGCGCCAGTTGTTCGAGCAGAAGGGCGTGTATGCGCTGCTGTCGCTGGTGGTCAACGTGCTGCGTTCGCTGCCGTTCATCATCCTGCTGATCGTGATGATTCCGTTCACCGTGCTGATCACCGGCACCTCGCTGGGCGTCGCCGGGGCTATCCCGCCGCTGGTGGTGGGAGCTACGCCGTTCTTCGCGCGTCTGGTGGAAACTGCCTTGCGTGAGGTTGATCGCGGCATTATCGAGGCGACCCAGTCGATGGGTGCCACTACTCGCCAGATCATCACCAATGCCTTGCTGCCTGAGGCCCGTCCGGGCATCTTCGCAGCCATCACCGTCACCGCCATTACCCTGGTGTCCTACACCGCGATGGCCGGTGTGGTCGGTGCCGGTGGTCTCGGCGATCTGGCGATCCGCTTCGGCTACCAACGCTTCCAGACCGATGTGATGGTAGTCACCGTGGTCCTGCTGCTGATACTGGTTCAAGTACTGCAGAGCGTGGGCGACAAACTGGTTGTGCATTTTTCCCGTAAGTAA
- a CDS encoding methionine ABC transporter ATP-binding protein → MIEFQNVHKTYRVAGRDIPALHPTNLSVEDGQVFGLIGHSGAGKSTLLRLINRLEAPSGGKIIVDGEDVTAFDANDLRRFRQQVGMIFQHFNLLASKTVADNVALPLTLAGELSRKEIDARVSELLARVGLSEHAKKYPAQLSGGQKQRVGIARALATKPKILLCDEATSALDPQTTASVLQLLAEINRELKLTIVLITHEMDVIRRVCDRVAVMDAGQIVEHGPVADVFLHPQHPTTKRFVQEDEQIDENEQRDDFAHVPGRIVRLTFQGDSTYAPLLGTVARETGVDYSILAGRIDRIKDTPYGQLTLAVTGGDMEAAFARFTAADVHMEVLR, encoded by the coding sequence GTGATCGAGTTTCAAAATGTACATAAAACCTACCGCGTCGCCGGTAGGGACATCCCCGCGCTGCACCCGACCAACCTGAGTGTCGAAGACGGCCAGGTGTTCGGTCTGATCGGCCACTCCGGTGCCGGTAAAAGTACCCTGCTGCGCCTGATAAACCGTCTGGAAGCCCCAAGCGGCGGCAAGATCATCGTTGACGGTGAAGATGTCACCGCGTTCGACGCCAACGACCTGCGGCGCTTCCGCCAGCAGGTCGGGATGATCTTCCAGCATTTCAACCTGCTGGCGTCCAAGACCGTGGCCGACAACGTCGCGCTGCCTCTGACCCTGGCCGGCGAGCTGTCGCGCAAGGAAATCGACGCCCGTGTCAGTGAACTGCTGGCCCGTGTCGGCCTGTCCGAGCACGCGAAAAAATATCCGGCGCAATTGTCCGGTGGCCAGAAGCAACGCGTCGGCATTGCCCGCGCCTTGGCGACCAAGCCGAAAATCCTGCTCTGCGACGAAGCCACCAGCGCGCTCGATCCGCAGACCACGGCTTCGGTCCTGCAATTGCTGGCAGAGATCAACCGTGAACTGAAACTGACTATCGTGCTGATCACCCATGAAATGGACGTGATCCGCCGGGTCTGTGACCGGGTTGCGGTCATGGATGCCGGGCAGATCGTCGAGCATGGTCCGGTGGCTGATGTATTCCTGCACCCGCAGCACCCGACCACCAAGCGCTTCGTCCAGGAAGACGAGCAGATCGACGAAAACGAACAGCGCGACGACTTTGCCCATGTACCGGGGCGCATCGTGCGCCTGACCTTCCAGGGCGATTCCACCTACGCGCCGCTGCTGGGCACTGTGGCCCGCGAAACCGGCGTGGACTACAGCATCCTCGCTGGCCGCATCGACCGTATCAAAGACACCCCGTATGGGCAGCTGACCCTGGCCGTCACTGGCGGCGACATGGAAGCGGCGTTCGCCCGCTTCACGGCGGCTGATGTTCATATGGAGGTACTGCGTTAA
- a CDS encoding PA5502 family lipoprotein produces MKPFASRYLLLAAFSLILAACSSTPTDNAATPAQADAWQQLEQSIASSELATAEDQLAALQAQYPNDSRVEQHQRQLAEAYLQRSQIVLQKGDVNAAATALSRARALMPKAPALTGGVNGAIAQARKAELEKAEAALKAAEARPKAKLIDPGAPSTVVALKTTNIREMRRQLDDIATDVVNYQCDVVLQVPRKDDAPWLKTLLGKRVHKLDSEFALQQSHEIHRNQPAQAVLIPRRP; encoded by the coding sequence ATGAAGCCGTTCGCCTCCCGTTATCTGCTCCTTGCCGCGTTTTCGCTGATCCTGGCTGCGTGCTCCAGCACCCCGACCGATAACGCCGCCACGCCTGCCCAAGCCGATGCCTGGCAGCAGCTGGAGCAAAGTATCGCCAGCAGTGAGCTGGCCACCGCCGAAGATCAGCTGGCCGCCCTGCAGGCCCAGTACCCCAATGACAGCCGGGTCGAGCAGCACCAGCGGCAATTGGCCGAAGCCTACCTGCAACGCAGCCAGATCGTCCTGCAAAAGGGCGACGTCAATGCCGCCGCCACCGCCCTGAGCCGTGCCCGCGCGCTGATGCCCAAGGCTCCGGCACTGACCGGTGGCGTCAATGGCGCCATCGCCCAGGCCCGCAAGGCTGAACTGGAAAAAGCCGAAGCGGCACTCAAGGCAGCGGAAGCACGTCCCAAGGCCAAGCTTATCGACCCGGGCGCACCGAGCACCGTCGTGGCATTGAAAACCACCAATATTCGCGAAATGCGCCGGCAACTGGATGACATCGCCACTGATGTGGTGAACTACCAGTGCGATGTGGTGCTCCAGGTGCCACGCAAGGATGACGCCCCGTGGCTCAAGACCCTGCTGGGCAAGCGCGTGCATAAGCTCGACAGCGAGTTCGCCCTGCAGCAGTCCCACGAAATCCATCGCAACCAGCCTGCCCAGGCGGTGCTGATTCCGCGTCGTCCTTGA
- the znuB gene encoding zinc ABC transporter permease subunit ZnuB, with product MADFLLYALLAGLALALVAGPLGSFVVWRRMAYFGDTLSHAALLGVALGFVLDISPALAVTVGCLLLAILLVTLQQRQALASDTLLGILAPSTLSLGLVVLSFMHDVRIDLMAYLFGDLLAISPGDLAWILGGSAAVLLLLVVLWRPLLAVTVHEELAMVEGLPVAALRLALMLLIAVVIAVAMKIVGVLLITSLLIIPAAAAQRHARSPEQMALGASLLGVTAVCGGLALSWFKDTPAGPSIVVCAAVLFLLSLAWPRR from the coding sequence ATGGCTGATTTTCTGCTTTACGCCCTGCTCGCAGGTTTGGCCCTGGCCCTGGTCGCCGGCCCCTTGGGATCATTCGTGGTCTGGCGGCGCATGGCCTATTTCGGCGACACCCTCTCACATGCCGCACTGCTCGGCGTAGCCCTGGGCTTCGTGCTGGATATCAGCCCGGCGCTGGCGGTAACGGTCGGCTGTCTGTTGCTGGCGATCCTGCTGGTCACGCTGCAGCAACGCCAGGCGCTGGCCTCCGACACCTTGCTGGGCATTCTCGCCCCGAGCACCCTGTCGCTCGGCCTGGTGGTACTGAGCTTCATGCACGATGTGCGCATCGACCTGATGGCTTACCTGTTCGGTGATCTGCTGGCGATCAGCCCCGGCGATCTGGCCTGGATCCTCGGCGGCAGTGCGGCGGTGTTGCTGTTGCTGGTGGTCCTCTGGCGCCCGTTGCTGGCGGTGACCGTGCATGAAGAGCTGGCGATGGTCGAAGGCCTGCCGGTGGCGGCGCTGCGTCTGGCCTTGATGCTGTTGATCGCGGTGGTGATTGCCGTGGCGATGAAGATCGTCGGGGTGCTGCTGATTACCTCGCTGCTGATCATCCCGGCCGCTGCAGCGCAACGTCACGCCCGCTCGCCCGAGCAGATGGCCCTGGGCGCCAGCCTGCTGGGGGTTACCGCAGTGTGCGGGGGCCTGGCCTTGTCGTGGTTCAAAGACACCCCGGCCGGCCCGTCGATCGTGGTCTGTGCCGCGGTGCTATTCTTGCTGAGCCTGGCTTGGCCCCGGCGCTGA
- the znuC gene encoding zinc ABC transporter ATP-binding protein ZnuC encodes MSNALIRLEQVGVAFSGQAVLDSIDLAVEPGQIVTLIGPNGAGKTTLVRAVLGLLKPHTGKVWRKPRLRIGYMPQKLHVDATLPLSVLRFLRLVPGVDRAAALSALQEVGAEQVIDSPIQGISGGEMQRVLLARALLREPELLVLDEPVQGVDVAGQAELYSLITRLRDRHGCGVLMVSHDLHLVMSTTDQVVCLNRHVCCSGHPEQVSGDPAFVELFGSNAPSLAIYHHHHDHAHDLHGSVVAPAQGGHVHGEHCKHG; translated from the coding sequence ATGAGCAATGCGCTGATTCGCCTCGAACAGGTCGGCGTGGCTTTCTCCGGACAGGCCGTGCTCGACAGCATCGACCTGGCCGTCGAACCCGGGCAGATCGTCACCCTGATCGGCCCCAACGGTGCCGGCAAAACCACCCTGGTGCGCGCCGTGCTTGGCTTGCTCAAGCCCCACACCGGCAAGGTCTGGCGCAAGCCGCGCCTGCGCATCGGCTACATGCCGCAGAAGCTGCATGTGGATGCCACCTTGCCGCTGTCGGTCCTGCGCTTTCTGCGCCTGGTACCAGGTGTCGACCGTGCCGCCGCCCTCAGCGCGTTGCAGGAAGTCGGTGCCGAACAGGTGATCGACAGCCCGATCCAGGGTATTTCCGGTGGTGAAATGCAGCGCGTGCTGCTGGCCCGGGCGCTGTTGCGCGAACCTGAACTGCTGGTGCTGGATGAGCCGGTGCAAGGCGTCGATGTCGCCGGCCAGGCCGAGCTGTACAGCCTGATCACGCGTTTGCGTGACCGCCATGGCTGCGGCGTGCTGATGGTCTCCCACGACCTGCACCTGGTGATGAGCACCACCGACCAGGTGGTTTGCCTGAACCGCCACGTCTGCTGCTCCGGCCACCCGGAACAGGTCAGCGGCGATCCAGCCTTCGTCGAATTGTTCGGCAGCAATGCGCCAAGCCTGGCGATCTACCATCACCATCACGACCACGCCCACGACCTGCATGGCTCGGTGGTTGCCCCGGCCCAAGGCGGCCACGTACACGGAGAACACTGCAAGCATGGCTGA
- the zur gene encoding zinc uptake transcriptional repressor Zur, which produces MPKTPLANRPHDHSHCVHSALAEADVLCARKGLRLTALRRRVLELVWQSHKPLGAYDILAVLSEQDGRRAAPPTVYRALDFLLENSLVHRIASLNAFIGCSHPEHAHQGQFLICRECHVAIELEQTSISNAIVASAKDVGFSVEAQTVEVVGLCGNCRSA; this is translated from the coding sequence ATGCCTAAAACCCCGTTGGCCAATCGTCCCCACGACCATTCCCATTGCGTCCACAGCGCCCTGGCTGAGGCCGATGTGCTGTGCGCACGCAAAGGCCTGCGCCTGACCGCCCTGCGTCGGCGCGTGCTGGAGCTGGTGTGGCAGAGCCATAAACCGCTGGGTGCCTACGACATTTTGGCGGTATTGAGCGAGCAGGACGGTCGTCGCGCGGCGCCGCCGACCGTCTACCGGGCCCTGGATTTCCTGTTGGAAAACAGCCTGGTGCACCGTATCGCCTCGCTGAACGCCTTCATCGGCTGCAGTCACCCCGAGCATGCCCACCAGGGGCAGTTCCTGATCTGCCGGGAGTGCCATGTGGCGATCGAGTTGGAGCAGACCAGCATCAGCAACGCCATTGTCGCCAGCGCCAAGGACGTCGGCTTCAGCGTCGAAGCGCAAACCGTCGAAGTGGTCGGCTTGTGCGGCAACTGCCGGAGCGCCTGA